The genomic window CTATATTAATTAAGAAAACTAATTTTATTTTTTCAAATTTGTATTTAATAGTTGTTTTAGAATGAATAAAATACCAAATTAAAATTAAAAATGAAAGAAATTGACCTATTCCAGTAGCTAGGGCACCACCAAATAATCCCCAACCCAATTTTATAATAAATACCCAGTCTAAAACAATATTTGTGATAGCTCCGACTATCATAGAAATAAAAGCATAAAGAGGAGCTTTATCGTTTCTAACAACAGCATTAAGGCTATTTGATAACATTAAAAATATCATAGCTACAACACAAGTATAGAGATATTCTTTAACCATAGGTAATAATCTTTCGTTAGAACCCATAAGTAACATTAATTTATCATTAAAAATAAAAGTAATAGCCACTAAAATTAAATAGGAAATAATATTTAATGTTACTAAATGAGAAAAACAGGTATTTCTAAATTTAATATTTTTAGGATGCAAAGACATAAGAGTAGCTCCACCCATTCCAAAAAGAAAACTTAAAGCCACACCTAAGTTAATAATAGGATATGCTAAAGTAATGGCAGCTAAACCATCTGCTCCTACTCCTCTTCCTATAAATATTCCATCAACAATAGCATAGAGAGCAGATATAACCATTCCTGTAACAGAAGGGACAGAAAAATTAACAAATAATTTTGACACAGAATCTTCACTAAGATTAATTTTTGAAAACATAATTCTCCTTATAAAATAATAAATTATTAATGTCCGTAAAGAGAAGTATATCATGTTTTTCTTTAAATATCAATGGAAAAATGAAAAATTATCAAAGAAAAATATTGACAAAATTTAAATTTAAAATTACAATAATATACTAGAAAAAGATAAAAAAAGGAAGTGATTTATGAAAAAAATAATAATTTCATTGGGAATAATTTTATGTTTAATAGGATGTAGTAATACTAATACAAACAATGAAAAACAACGAGAAATATCTAAGAATAAAACTGTAGCTGAAAAAACTGGTTTTATATTAAATGTTCTTATAGCTTCTGGATTATATAATACTTATGGAATAGATTATGGAGAGGGGATAGTAAAAACAAAATCAACTACAGATACAAAACTTAATTCTAATACTCAAATAAATAAGAATGGAGATATTATAACTCATACTGAAACAACTTCTATTACCAAATCTAAAAGTAAAGGATTAGAAGTGGGGTTATAAAAAATATTTTTAGAAAAATCTATTAAAAATAAGTCTAAAATATATAAAATATTATTTCTTAAGGAGGCAGGATATGAAAAAGATAATATTTGGATTATTTTTAATAACTATAATATCTTTTGGAGCAAATAATGAATTTACTGATACAGTTTCTAGTATAGTTTCAACAGCAGTAGAAGGAAGTAAAGAAGTTGCAACAGGAATTAAACAAGGAATAGATCAAGGAATTGAAAAGGGTAAAAAAATGATTGTCACAATAGATAATCCAAAAACTTTTAAAGAATATGTGGATATAGAAATAACAGCTATAAAAAATACTAAAAATTCTACTGTAGTAACAATTAATTATAAAAATAAAAGTAATAAAATTTTGCGAGTAATAAATTTAGATAAATCAGAAAACCTTTTTGCTATTGATAAAAATAGGAATAAAGTATTTTCAAGTAAGAGAATTAGTGATGTAAATTTATTAAAAAATAGTGAAATAGAAGTAGATTATACATTTGATAGCACTAATTTGAAAAAAATTAATATATATAATAAACAATTAAATATAAGATTATAAAATATAAAGAGCTGTTACATTTTATTATAATTAATAATTTAATAAATGTAACAGCTTAAATTTTATTAGATCTTTTACTGTTAATAGTAATTAATTATAGAAGCCATAGTTCCAAAATATAATATTAAAGAAAGTAATAAAGAAGATAGTAAGGTTATTTGAAAAATAATTCCTAAATTTCTTGCTGTTTTGTTAACTCCGCCTAAATCTCTAGCCATTTCAATTCTTAAATTAGGATTACTCTCAACTTCTTGGATTTGCTTTACAACTCTTTTATATCTTTTAAAAACCAACATTGGAGCTATTCCAGCTAAAATTATTGAAAGAATAACTCCGGTGAATCCATAATAGATATTTGTGAAAAATTGAAGAATCCAAAAAATAATTCCTGCTATATAACATTTTCTATAAAGTAGATAAATAGGAGTGGAGAAAAAAGCATACCAAGACCAATTCCAAGCTATTTTTTCTATGCCATTAACATCATATTTATCAAAAGCTTTCTCATACCATTGAAATTTTTCAGGTGTTCCTATATAAGCTTCTAATATATCTAAATTTCTATATAATTTTTCATCCATAAATCTCTCCTTCAAATGTAAAATTTTTCCTTAAAATGATTATATATTAAATTTGACTATAAAAAAATAAAATTTTTCTAAAAATAAAAAAAATTATGAAAAGCCTTGACAAATAATATTAAATGTGATATTTTTAATATTAGAGAATTAGCAACCTATATAAACGAGTGCTAATATTATTAGGAGGCATAAAATGAGAAAACAAACAGAAAATTTTCAAGCAGAGACAAAAGAATTACTAAATCTTATGATACATTCTATATATACAAATAAAGAAATCTTTTTAAGAGAATTAATATCAAATGCTAGTGATGCTATAGATAAATTAAAATTTAAATCTTTAACAGATACAGAACTTTTAAAAGATTCTAAAGATTTTAAAATAGAGATAAAGGTTGATAAAGATAAAAATCAATTAATAATAGAAGACACAGGAATAGGAATGACTTTTAATGAAGTTAATGAAAATATAGGAACAATAGCAAAATCTGGCTCAAAAGCATTTATAGAAAAATTTAAAGAAGCAAAAGAAAATGAACAATTAGATATAATTGGACAATTTGGAGTTGGATTTTATTCAGCTTTTATGGTATCTAGTGATATAACTTTATATACAAAATCTCCTTATAGTGATGTAACTATTAAGTGGTCTTCTAAAGGAGATGGAACTTATGAAATAGAAGAAATAGAAAACTTAGAAGATTTAAAAAGAGGAACTAGAATTGTTTTAACTATTAATGAAGAATCAAAAGAATTTTTAGAAGATTATAAAATAAGAACAGTAGTTAGAAAACATTCAAATTCTATAAAATATCCAATTTATTTTGGTGAAGAGAAGTTAAATGATGAAACACCTCTATGGAAAAAAGATAAAAAAGATATTACAGAAGAACAATATAATGAATTCTATAAAAATACTTTCTATGACCATGAAGACCCTTTATTACATTTTCATTTAAAAGTTCAAGGGTCATTAGAATACACAGCACTTATTTATATTCCAAAAAGAACACCTATGGATTTCTATACAAGAGATTATAAAAGAGGATTACAATTATACACAAAAAATGTATTTATAATGGAAAATGCTGAAAGCTTAATTCCTGAATATTTTAGTTTTATGAAAGGAATAGTTGATACAGATAACCTTTCTTTAAATATTTCAAGAGAGATATTACAACAAGATAATGAACTTATAAAAATTTCTAAAAATATAGAGAAAAAAATAGAAACTGAATTGAAAAAATTGATAAAAGATGATAGAGAAAAATATATAACTTTATGGGAAACATTTGGTCGTACAATAAAATTTGGTGTACAAGATATGTTTGGAATAAATAAAGAAAAATTACAAGATTTACTAATTTTTAAATCATCTTTTGAAGATAAATATACTACATTGAAAGAATATGTTGAAAGAATGAAAGAAGAACAAAAAGAAATCTATTATGTAACAGGAGAAAATGAAGAATTCTTAAAAGTTTTACCAAAAGTAAAAGTGTTTAAGGATAAAGGATTTGAAGTATTATATCTAACAGATAGAATAGATGAATTTACTTTAAAAACTCTTATGAAATATAATGAAAAAATATTTAAATCTATAAATGATTCAGATTTATCTAATTTAGAAGATGAAAAAGAAAAAGAAACAAGAGAAAATTTAGAAAAAGAAAATAAAACTTTATTAGAAAAAATTAAAAACTTATTAGGAGAAAAAATAGAAGAGGTAAGACTTAATAATAATTTAGGAAGTGGAGCTGTTGGTCTTGCGTCTAAAGGAGAGATTTCTCTTGAAATGGAAAAAACATTATCAGAAATTCCTGGAAATGAAAATATTAAAGCTCAAAAAATATTAGAATTTAATCCAACACATCCTTTATTTGAAAAAATTAAAAATATTAGTGATGAAGATGAATTAAAAGATTTATTGTATGTATTATATAATCAATCACTATTAATAGAGGGATTACAAATAGAAAATCCAGTAGAATTTGCTGAAAAATTAAATAAAATAATATCTAAATAAAATTTTTTGGAGCTGTTGTATAGTTTATAACAGTTCCTTTTTTATTTTAAAAAAATATATTTATCTAAAAGTTTCATAATTTTTAGTTATAAAATATTTTTTGTTGTGTTATTTTTGAAAAAATTACCACTATATATAGTTATTAAAAAAAATATATAAAAATATTTAAAATTGCTTAACATTAAAGAGAAAAGTCGTCAAATATATTTTTTGATTAGATTTCTATATAAAAAAAGAATGATTATTAAATCCATTGAAAATAAAGGAATAATTGTTAAAAAATCACAATATCTAGTGAAAAAACATTGATAAAAAACACAATATATGCTATTATATTAGAGCGGAAAAATAAAAAATCTTATTATATAAATTGAATAGAAATATGATATGGGGGTTAATATGAAAGTTATTAAACGTAATGGCGATGTAGTAGCATTTAATAAAGATAAAATATTTATAGTTTTACAAAAAGTTCACAAAGAGATGCCTTTCAAAAATGAAGCTGTTCTTGTAGAAATGTTAGACCATATATTAAATAAAATAAAATTAATGAAGAAAGAAAAAATAGATATTGAAGAAATACAAGATATTGTATTTAAAACTTTATGTGATTTTGGATATTTTTGTCAAGCTCAAAAATTTGAAAGATATAGAACAAAAAGAAGTGAAGCTAGGTTAAAAGAAACTGATAGTTTATTCCAAAGAATAGAAGGAATATTAGAAAATGGAGATAGAGAAAATTCAAATAAAAATTCTACATTGCCATCAGTTGCTAGAGACCTAATATCAGGAGAATATTTTAGATTTAATGTAGAAAAATCTATTGGTAAAGAGTTATATGAAGCTCACAGAAAAAAAACTATTCATTGGCATGATTCAGATGTAGAAAAGGAATTAACAAACTGTTGTTTAATTAATGTTGAGGATATGTTAGACCATGGAACTAGAATAACAAATACTGATGTAGAAACTCCTAAATCAGTTGGAACTGCTATGAATATCGCAATGCAAATAATGGCTAGTGTTAGTTCGCAACAATATGGAGGAAATTCTATACCTAACTTTAATGAAGTTTTTGCAAAATATGCAAAGAAAAATTTTGTTAAAAACTTTAATGATTATTTTGAGTTTTTATATGAAAAAGAGTATGATGATACATTAGAACTAGATTCAGCTAATGAAGAATTGAAAACAAAATATCCTAAAGTATTTGAAAAAGTTATCAAAAAGACAGCAAAAGAAATTTATGATGCTTGTCAATTATTTGAGTATCAAACAAATAGTATTTTAGGGTCAGCTTCTCAAACTCCATTTTCTACAATAACTTTTAATATTCCTACTTCTTGGGAATCTGAGCAAATAATACTAGCTTACTTAAAAGTTAGACAAACAGGATTAGGAGCTCTAAAAATACCAGCAATTTTCCCTAAACTATCTTATATAGTTGTAGATGGATACAATTTAAAAGAGGGAGACCCATATTATTATATAACTAAAGAAGTTTCTAAATGTATAGCACATACATATTATCCAGATTTATTATTCTATTCTAAAGAAGACTATGATGCAGGAAAATATTATGCAAGAATGGGTTGTCGTTCAAGAGTAAACCATGAATTTCAAGAAAATGGAAAATATCAACAATATGGAAGATTTAATTTTGGTGTTATAACATTAAATTTACCTCAAATAGCTTTAGAATCTTTAAGACATAAGGGAACAGATGTAGTAGAAACATTTATGAAACTATTAGAAGAAAAGAAATCACTTATGAAATTAGGTATTTTAAAAAGATATGAAAATGTTAGAAAATTAAAGGCTAAACAAGCACCTATTTTATTTCAATATGGAGCTATTGCTAGATTAGAACCAAATGAAACAGTAGAAAAATTATTAAAATCAGATAGAGCATCTGTATCATATGGTTTCTTAGGAATAGATGATTGTGTAAGAATACTTACAGATGATAAGCAAAATATATCAAAACCAGCTGGAAGAGAGTTAGGGCTTAGAATAATGAAAGAAATAAGAAAACAAGCTGATGAAATAAAAGAAGAAACAGGATTACCTGTATCAGTTTATGGAACACCAGCAGAGGCTAGTATAGCAACATTCTTTAATATAGATAAGAAAAATTATAGTGATGTAATGCCTGAATGGTTACTAAAAAGAGAATATTATACAAATTCTTTCCATTTTTCATCAGAATTACCAATAGATGCATTTGACAAAATAGATGTAGAAGCTCCATTTATTAAATATTGTAATGGTGGAAATATTATGTATGTTGAAAATGGAGGAAAAACTTATAATTCTGATGCAATATTAGAACTTATGAGATATGCTCATGATAAAGGAATAGAATACTTTGCAGTAAATACAGTATCAGATGTATGTTTTGAATGTGGATATACAGGAGAAATATCTTATGATGAACATACAACAAAATATAAATGTCCACAATGTGGTAATGAAGAGGGAATGAAAATGAAAATTCAAAGAAGATGTTGTGGATATATTTCAAATTATAATATAACTCATGCTTTAGAAGGAAGAATGAAAGAAATAAAAAATAGAGCTATTCATGTAAAATAATAAAAAAAATATATATCAGATATATATAATTTATATTATACAAATTAATAAATTTTAGATATACTTTTATTTAAAAGAATTTAAGATAGAGGAGCAAAT from Fusobacterium perfoetens ATCC 29250 includes these protein-coding regions:
- a CDS encoding DUF2628 domain-containing protein; translated protein: MDEKLYRNLDILEAYIGTPEKFQWYEKAFDKYDVNGIEKIAWNWSWYAFFSTPIYLLYRKCYIAGIIFWILQFFTNIYYGFTGVILSIILAGIAPMLVFKRYKRVVKQIQEVESNPNLRIEMARDLGGVNKTARNLGIIFQITLLSSLLLSLILYFGTMASIINYY
- a CDS encoding MATE family efflux transporter, whose product is MFSKINLSEDSVSKLFVNFSVPSVTGMVISALYAIVDGIFIGRGVGADGLAAITLAYPIINLGVALSFLFGMGGATLMSLHPKNIKFRNTCFSHLVTLNIISYLILVAITFIFNDKLMLLMGSNERLLPMVKEYLYTCVVAMIFLMLSNSLNAVVRNDKAPLYAFISMIVGAITNIVLDWVFIIKLGWGLFGGALATGIGQFLSFLILIWYFIHSKTTIKYKFEKIKLVFLINIVYIGFPSFTIEFAAAVTNTLLNKTFMEYLGGLGVAAFSIVAYICYIFRMVFSGFGQALQPIASFNYGIKLHDRVKKIFKIAHLYSFVTACLLLFIMIKYGSSIVKLFNDDKELIEVASNGLILYSVGIMFLAANFINISYLQAKGDKKISNILSILRSIIFITIAIIILPRIFGETGIWLSFPAADIMTFVASIFFYKRIIAS
- the htpG gene encoding molecular chaperone HtpG, whose protein sequence is MRKQTENFQAETKELLNLMIHSIYTNKEIFLRELISNASDAIDKLKFKSLTDTELLKDSKDFKIEIKVDKDKNQLIIEDTGIGMTFNEVNENIGTIAKSGSKAFIEKFKEAKENEQLDIIGQFGVGFYSAFMVSSDITLYTKSPYSDVTIKWSSKGDGTYEIEEIENLEDLKRGTRIVLTINEESKEFLEDYKIRTVVRKHSNSIKYPIYFGEEKLNDETPLWKKDKKDITEEQYNEFYKNTFYDHEDPLLHFHLKVQGSLEYTALIYIPKRTPMDFYTRDYKRGLQLYTKNVFIMENAESLIPEYFSFMKGIVDTDNLSLNISREILQQDNELIKISKNIEKKIETELKKLIKDDREKYITLWETFGRTIKFGVQDMFGINKEKLQDLLIFKSSFEDKYTTLKEYVERMKEEQKEIYYVTGENEEFLKVLPKVKVFKDKGFEVLYLTDRIDEFTLKTLMKYNEKIFKSINDSDLSNLEDEKEKETRENLEKENKTLLEKIKNLLGEKIEEVRLNNNLGSGAVGLASKGEISLEMEKTLSEIPGNENIKAQKILEFNPTHPLFEKIKNISDEDELKDLLYVLYNQSLLIEGLQIENPVEFAEKLNKIISK
- the nrdD gene encoding anaerobic ribonucleoside-triphosphate reductase yields the protein MKVIKRNGDVVAFNKDKIFIVLQKVHKEMPFKNEAVLVEMLDHILNKIKLMKKEKIDIEEIQDIVFKTLCDFGYFCQAQKFERYRTKRSEARLKETDSLFQRIEGILENGDRENSNKNSTLPSVARDLISGEYFRFNVEKSIGKELYEAHRKKTIHWHDSDVEKELTNCCLINVEDMLDHGTRITNTDVETPKSVGTAMNIAMQIMASVSSQQYGGNSIPNFNEVFAKYAKKNFVKNFNDYFEFLYEKEYDDTLELDSANEELKTKYPKVFEKVIKKTAKEIYDACQLFEYQTNSILGSASQTPFSTITFNIPTSWESEQIILAYLKVRQTGLGALKIPAIFPKLSYIVVDGYNLKEGDPYYYITKEVSKCIAHTYYPDLLFYSKEDYDAGKYYARMGCRSRVNHEFQENGKYQQYGRFNFGVITLNLPQIALESLRHKGTDVVETFMKLLEEKKSLMKLGILKRYENVRKLKAKQAPILFQYGAIARLEPNETVEKLLKSDRASVSYGFLGIDDCVRILTDDKQNISKPAGRELGLRIMKEIRKQADEIKEETGLPVSVYGTPAEASIATFFNIDKKNYSDVMPEWLLKREYYTNSFHFSSELPIDAFDKIDVEAPFIKYCNGGNIMYVENGGKTYNSDAILELMRYAHDKGIEYFAVNTVSDVCFECGYTGEISYDEHTTKYKCPQCGNEEGMKMKIQRRCCGYISNYNITHALEGRMKEIKNRAIHVK